Proteins from one Prevotella sp. E2-28 genomic window:
- a CDS encoding 3'-5' exonuclease yields MTFNTEQQQVIEATGGYHLVLAPPGCGKTAVLAERIVWAHEHGVDFADMACLTFTNRASRGMKERIYERIGNVKGLDALFVGNVHRFCSRFLFENGIVPEHTAVIDNDTSFSIMADFLGEDELKVLGDNKDRQRYSQILNLQHLMYQCEHHYPSKLMVHRDAIQASALKELCMAYHLPYSQDSSITLYHKSGDYLEEPCLLSKEASALLLSLNAARQYELYKQQNDLLDFEDLLLRTYDTLLQCDAILSGPIKKLKWLQIDEVQDLNPLQLAIIDCFTDTEATVVYLGDTQQAIFSFMGAQTDTLTVLRNRCGEGCFHNFFVNYRSPQYLLDVFNQYGEQQLGIASDLLPSTLNHTDKQPGDLQLMEADTNVDEANMVAHEVRHIYEQYPDDTVAVVVAFNSDADDVSAALQTLPHFKISGIDCFSTPEIRLLLAHLSVVSMEQNFIAWSHLFTGLHVYTSNSASRQFVRQVMELALSPVDFLDYENSTYLNEFVKAYEKQDVVVFDTETTGLNVFEDDVVQIAAVKVRQGRVIEELNIFIETERTIPEMLGEVVNPLIEEYAAQPHLSHQEALQRFVDFSRGCAILGHNATYDYQIMEHNMQRYAPDLSMYRLWPSYFDSLKMARLLRPRLKSYKLKDLLVQLGLEGQNSHLANDDILATNSLMVYCYDRARSIVGRQQEFIKRHQKIIDRFRHLYADLYQHSRSQLYVQSTITPLSTELQYTFDYLRDIGRIGHLSKLPYIIRYIEQELISSASGLALVDQLHRHIQDLTTMKEADLCGAASMADRVFVSTVHKAKGLEFDHVIVYDAVEGKYPSVYADTERGGQEEARKFYVAISRARKRLTISFCHNSITRWGRSYPKLITRYMASIRQFFC; encoded by the coding sequence ATGACATTTAACACAGAACAGCAGCAGGTGATAGAGGCTACAGGCGGCTATCACTTAGTATTGGCCCCTCCGGGTTGCGGTAAGACGGCCGTGCTTGCCGAACGCATTGTGTGGGCCCATGAACATGGGGTGGATTTTGCCGATATGGCTTGTCTGACATTTACCAACCGTGCTTCGAGAGGTATGAAAGAGCGTATCTATGAACGCATAGGTAACGTGAAAGGACTGGATGCTCTCTTTGTGGGTAATGTGCATCGTTTCTGTTCACGTTTTCTGTTTGAGAATGGCATCGTGCCAGAGCATACGGCGGTGATAGACAATGATACATCGTTTAGTATCATGGCTGATTTCCTGGGTGAGGATGAACTGAAAGTGTTGGGTGATAACAAGGATCGTCAGCGCTATTCACAGATACTCAATCTACAGCATCTGATGTATCAGTGTGAGCATCATTATCCGTCGAAGCTGATGGTACATCGGGATGCAATACAGGCATCGGCTCTTAAGGAGTTATGCATGGCTTATCATCTGCCTTATTCACAGGATTCATCGATTACGCTTTATCATAAGTCGGGTGACTATCTGGAGGAACCGTGCCTGCTTAGTAAGGAGGCTTCTGCTCTGTTGTTGAGTTTGAACGCAGCCCGTCAATATGAGTTGTATAAACAGCAGAACGACTTGCTGGATTTTGAGGATTTGCTTCTGAGAACTTATGACACGCTGCTACAGTGTGACGCGATTTTGTCGGGGCCTATCAAAAAACTGAAATGGCTTCAAATAGATGAGGTACAGGATTTGAATCCTCTCCAATTAGCAATTATTGATTGTTTTACTGATACTGAAGCGACGGTAGTCTATTTGGGTGATACTCAGCAAGCTATATTCTCTTTTATGGGCGCTCAGACGGATACGCTTACGGTGCTTAGGAATCGTTGCGGAGAGGGGTGCTTCCATAATTTCTTTGTCAATTATCGATCACCTCAGTATCTGCTGGATGTCTTTAATCAGTATGGTGAACAGCAACTGGGAATAGCCTCGGACCTACTACCTTCGACACTGAATCATACGGATAAACAACCGGGTGACTTACAGTTGATGGAAGCAGACACAAATGTAGATGAGGCCAATATGGTGGCGCATGAGGTGCGACATATCTATGAGCAATATCCCGATGATACGGTGGCTGTTGTCGTTGCCTTTAACAGTGATGCTGATGATGTGAGTGCTGCCTTACAGACTTTGCCACATTTTAAGATTTCTGGTATCGACTGCTTTTCTACGCCAGAGATACGCCTGTTGTTGGCGCATCTCAGTGTGGTTTCAATGGAGCAGAATTTTATAGCATGGTCACATCTGTTTACAGGACTTCATGTCTATACTTCCAATAGTGCCTCAAGGCAGTTCGTGCGTCAGGTGATGGAACTGGCCTTGTCGCCAGTTGATTTCCTTGATTATGAGAACTCTACCTATTTGAATGAGTTTGTCAAAGCTTATGAGAAACAGGATGTGGTCGTGTTTGATACAGAGACCACGGGTCTGAATGTCTTTGAGGATGATGTGGTGCAGATAGCTGCCGTAAAGGTGAGACAGGGTAGGGTGATAGAGGAACTGAATATATTCATTGAGACAGAACGTACGATTCCTGAGATGTTGGGCGAGGTGGTGAATCCGCTGATAGAGGAATATGCGGCGCAACCGCATCTGTCGCATCAGGAAGCTTTACAAAGATTTGTGGATTTCTCTCGTGGTTGTGCTATCCTGGGACATAATGCTACTTACGACTATCAGATTATGGAGCATAACATGCAGCGATATGCACCAGACTTGTCGATGTACAGGCTCTGGCCTTCTTATTTTGATAGTTTGAAGATGGCACGTCTACTACGTCCGCGTTTGAAGAGTTATAAGTTGAAAGATTTGTTGGTTCAACTGGGGCTAGAGGGACAGAATTCTCACTTGGCTAATGATGATATATTGGCTACGAATAGTCTCATGGTATATTGCTATGATCGTGCTAGGAGTATCGTTGGACGTCAGCAGGAGTTTATCAAGCGTCACCAGAAAATCATAGACCGCTTCCGTCATCTCTATGCCGACCTTTATCAGCATTCGCGTAGTCAACTCTATGTGCAGAGTACTATTACGCCACTCTCGACGGAACTACAATATACGTTTGACTATTTGCGTGACATTGGTCGTATAGGACATCTGTCAAAGCTGCCGTATATAATAAGGTATATAGAACAGGAACTGATATCGTCTGCTAGCGGACTGGCGTTGGTGGATCAACTTCACCGCCATATCCAAGATCTGACCACAATGAAGGAGGCAGACCTCTGTGGGGCTGCCAGTATGGCGGACCGTGTTTTTGTGAGTACAGTTCATAAGGCAAAGGGCTTGGAGTTCGATCATGTCATCGTTTATGATGCAGTGGAAGGAAAATACCCCAGTGTCTATGCCGATACGGAGCGTGGCGGACAGGAAGAGGCTCGCAAATTCTACGTTGCTATCTCGCGTGCCCGCAAACGATTGACCATCAGTTTCTGTCACAATAGCATCACGCGCTGGGGACGTAGTTATCCCAAGCTAATAACCCGTTATATGGCTTCTATCCGTCAATTCTTCTGCTAA
- a CDS encoding flotillin family protein yields the protein MEQTTMYALIALGVAFLAIFIFVSYVKAPPSFAYIISGIWKEPKVLIGTGGFRIPFFQRLDRVYLGQITVDIKTEESVPTNDFINVDVDAVAKVQVLPDKDGTRLAAKNFLNMTPDEIATQLQDSLQGNMREIIGTLDLRSLNTDRDGFSDQVMQKATPDMAKLGINIISCNIQNVTDREGLIKDLGADNTAKIKKDAAINRAIAERDVKIEVSKADKESNDARVDADTAIAIKNNDLALKRAALKQQADTAQADADAAYAIQQQEQQKTINVKTVEAEIEKTKREQILSKERIEIKQNELAAEIEKKADANKYKVERDAAADLEQRKRVAEAQKYEAEQRALAQNAESDATRYRLEQEAAGIKAKGEAEAYAIQKKGEAEALAMDKKAEAYKKYNNAAVVQMMIEVLPQVVENVAKPISAIKDVNIYSGDGQGISAMSGNVPVAIKQAFDVLKSATGVDMADIMRAGTIEAKTTRNVNLNDQARDAVDNITGEK from the coding sequence ATGGAACAAACAACAATGTATGCACTTATCGCATTAGGCGTAGCATTTCTCGCCATCTTTATTTTTGTTTCTTACGTGAAGGCTCCGCCCTCCTTTGCCTATATCATCTCTGGTATCTGGAAGGAGCCCAAGGTTCTGATAGGTACTGGTGGATTCCGTATCCCCTTCTTCCAGCGTCTGGACCGTGTTTATCTAGGACAAATCACCGTTGACATCAAGACTGAGGAGAGCGTGCCCACCAACGACTTCATCAACGTTGACGTAGATGCTGTGGCAAAGGTGCAGGTACTGCCCGATAAGGACGGAACCCGTCTGGCTGCCAAGAACTTCCTGAACATGACGCCTGATGAGATTGCCACCCAGTTACAAGACTCTCTACAGGGTAACATGCGTGAGATTATCGGTACACTCGACCTGCGTTCACTGAACACCGACCGTGACGGTTTCTCAGATCAGGTGATGCAGAAAGCAACGCCTGATATGGCTAAGTTGGGTATCAACATCATCTCATGTAATATCCAGAACGTAACAGACCGTGAAGGCCTTATCAAAGACCTGGGTGCTGATAACACCGCTAAGATTAAGAAGGACGCAGCTATCAACCGTGCCATTGCTGAGCGTGACGTGAAAATTGAGGTTTCTAAGGCCGACAAGGAGTCTAATGATGCCCGCGTTGATGCCGACACCGCTATTGCTATCAAGAACAACGATTTGGCTCTGAAGCGTGCAGCCCTGAAACAGCAGGCCGACACCGCTCAGGCTGATGCCGATGCCGCTTACGCTATCCAGCAGCAGGAGCAGCAGAAGACCATCAACGTCAAGACTGTTGAGGCTGAGATTGAGAAGACCAAGCGCGAACAGATTCTGTCTAAGGAGCGCATTGAGATCAAGCAGAACGAGTTGGCTGCCGAGATTGAGAAGAAGGCCGATGCCAACAAATATAAGGTAGAGCGTGACGCTGCTGCCGACTTGGAACAGCGCAAGCGCGTGGCTGAGGCTCAGAAGTACGAGGCTGAGCAGCGTGCTCTGGCACAGAATGCCGAGTCTGACGCTACCCGTTATCGCTTGGAGCAGGAGGCTGCAGGTATCAAGGCTAAGGGTGAGGCTGAGGCTTATGCTATCCAGAAGAAAGGTGAGGCTGAGGCTCTCGCAATGGACAAGAAGGCAGAGGCTTATAAGAAGTACAACAACGCAGCTGTGGTACAGATGATGATTGAGGTACTGCCTCAGGTTGTTGAGAACGTGGCTAAACCTATCTCTGCCATTAAGGATGTCAACATCTACAGTGGCGATGGTCAGGGTATCTCTGCAATGAGCGGCAACGTACCCGTAGCTATCAAGCAGGCTTTTGACGTACTGAAGAGTGCCACTGGCGTTGATATGGCCGACATCATGCGTGCAGGTACCATTGAAGCTAAGACCACACGCAACGTCAACCTGAATGATCAGGCTCGCGATGCTGTTGACAACATCACAGGTGAAAAGTAA
- a CDS encoding MATE family efflux transporter, giving the protein MTQQEKLRLIVQLSIPSILAQISATVMFFIDASMVGHLGAKASASIGLVETTGWLMGGLASAASMGFSVQVAHFIGANDFEGARRVLRQALVCCLIFSFVMSAICIVISPFLPYWLGGSAEIARDASLYFAIIGLAGIFFQMEGLAGSMLKCSGNMKIPSILNIGMCVMDVIFNYFFIYILDLGVMGAAIGTGMAELVTAILMLYFLLVRSDMLCLKGHPGSFKPKSDTVGTAFKIGAPMGLQHLLMGGAQIVSTLIVAPLGTIAIASHSLAITVESLCYMPGFGIAEAATTLVGQGIGAGQKVLTKSLARMSAGMGIIVMTFMGIMMWIFAPELMTIMSPVKEVIAQGTEVLRIEAWAEPMFAAAIVCNGIFVGAGDTLKPAFMSLASMWGVRLTLAWYLSKDYGLKGVWLAMAIELTFRGIIFLTRLFLGHWNDKLQLNKKSKE; this is encoded by the coding sequence ATGACGCAACAAGAAAAGTTGCGGCTCATCGTGCAACTTTCTATTCCCTCTATCCTTGCCCAGATTTCAGCTACAGTGATGTTCTTCATTGATGCATCAATGGTAGGACATCTGGGTGCCAAAGCCTCAGCTTCTATCGGACTGGTAGAGACCACGGGATGGCTGATGGGCGGACTGGCCTCAGCAGCCTCTATGGGTTTCTCCGTACAAGTGGCCCATTTCATTGGCGCAAATGATTTTGAAGGCGCACGTCGTGTGCTACGTCAGGCATTGGTATGCTGCCTGATATTCAGCTTCGTGATGAGTGCTATCTGTATTGTCATTAGTCCCTTCTTACCTTATTGGCTTGGCGGCAGTGCAGAGATAGCGCGTGATGCGTCACTCTATTTCGCCATTATCGGACTGGCAGGCATCTTCTTCCAGATGGAAGGACTGGCAGGCTCTATGCTGAAATGCTCAGGTAATATGAAAATACCATCCATCCTCAACATCGGTATGTGCGTGATGGATGTTATCTTTAATTATTTCTTTATCTATATCCTCGACCTTGGTGTGATGGGAGCAGCTATCGGCACAGGTATGGCTGAACTCGTTACAGCCATTCTGATGTTGTATTTCCTTCTGGTACGCAGCGATATGCTCTGTCTGAAAGGACACCCAGGCTCATTCAAGCCGAAGAGTGACACAGTAGGTACAGCCTTTAAGATTGGTGCACCAATGGGACTACAACACCTGCTGATGGGCGGCGCACAGATTGTTAGTACTCTGATTGTTGCCCCACTTGGCACCATCGCCATCGCCTCACACTCACTGGCCATCACCGTCGAGAGCCTGTGCTATATGCCAGGATTCGGTATTGCTGAAGCCGCAACGACACTGGTAGGCCAAGGTATCGGAGCCGGTCAGAAAGTGCTAACAAAGAGTCTGGCACGTATGTCAGCTGGCATGGGCATCATCGTTATGACCTTTATGGGTATTATGATGTGGATATTCGCTCCTGAACTCATGACCATCATGTCACCTGTTAAGGAGGTCATTGCTCAAGGCACAGAAGTGTTACGTATCGAAGCATGGGCCGAACCCATGTTTGCTGCAGCAATTGTCTGCAACGGCATTTTCGTTGGGGCTGGCGACACGCTGAAACCAGCCTTCATGAGCCTGGCATCTATGTGGGGCGTACGCCTGACATTGGCTTGGTATCTGTCAAAGGACTATGGATTGAAGGGCGTTTGGCTAGCCATGGCCATCGAACTAACTTTCAGAGGCATCATATTCCTGACACGCCTATTCTTGGGGCATTGGAACGACAAATTACAATTAAATAAAAAATCAAAAGAATAA
- a CDS encoding peptidylprolyl isomerase has product MKTRCLIGILLLCLLALPASAQTNEVLLETTKGNIRIMLYDDTPVHRDNFLKLVDEHFYDSLLFHRVIKNFMIQAGDPKSKKAESGELLGGGDLGYTLPAEINTAAHYHAKGALAMAREGDRVNPERRSSACQFYIVWGRTYSTKELEAVQEKVRENTNGKTTLSSEMFWTYRKKGGSPHLDGQYTVFGEVVEGMDVVDKIQKVFTDDYNRPVDDIRILKATRIKK; this is encoded by the coding sequence ATGAAGACGAGATGTTTAATTGGCATTCTGCTACTCTGTCTGTTGGCATTGCCAGCATCAGCCCAGACCAACGAGGTACTGTTAGAGACTACGAAAGGAAATATCCGAATAATGCTCTATGACGACACCCCCGTGCATCGTGACAACTTCCTAAAACTCGTAGATGAGCATTTCTATGACTCACTACTTTTCCACCGTGTCATCAAGAACTTCATGATTCAAGCAGGTGACCCCAAGAGCAAAAAGGCCGAATCTGGCGAACTCCTTGGCGGAGGCGATCTTGGATACACACTACCTGCAGAAATCAATACCGCAGCCCATTATCATGCCAAAGGAGCGTTAGCCATGGCTCGCGAGGGCGACAGGGTTAATCCTGAACGCCGTTCCAGCGCCTGCCAGTTCTATATCGTCTGGGGTAGAACCTACTCTACCAAGGAGTTGGAGGCTGTTCAAGAGAAAGTACGCGAGAACACCAACGGTAAGACCACCCTCAGCTCTGAAATGTTCTGGACCTATAGAAAAAAGGGCGGTTCGCCTCATCTTGACGGACAATATACCGTTTTCGGAGAGGTTGTAGAAGGCATGGATGTGGTTGACAAGATTCAGAAAGTCTTCACTGATGACTATAACCGTCCTGTCGATGATATACGCATTCTAAAAGCCACACGCATCAAGAAATAG
- the rsmA gene encoding 16S rRNA (adenine(1518)-N(6)/adenine(1519)-N(6))-dimethyltransferase RsmA, with translation MKQVRPKKNLGQHFLTDLSIAKRIADTVDACPDIPVLEVGPGMGVMTQYLVEKPRPFKVVEIDRESVDYLNEHFPKLRENILGEDFLRMDLQKVFGGEQFVLTGNYPYDISSQIFFKMLDNRDLIPCCTGMIQREVALRMASQPGNKQYGILSVLIQAWYDVEYLFTVEPGVFNPPPKVQSAVIRMTRNKVRKLGCNEELFKRIVKTTFNQRRKMLRVSLKQMLPADSTFFNEYSSVLTKRPEQLTIPEFVELTNWLENYLCANTND, from the coding sequence ATGAAGCAAGTAAGACCCAAAAAGAATCTTGGTCAGCACTTCCTGACTGATCTGTCAATAGCCAAGCGCATTGCTGATACAGTGGATGCGTGTCCTGATATCCCCGTGCTGGAGGTGGGACCTGGTATGGGCGTGATGACGCAGTATCTGGTAGAGAAACCGCGTCCGTTTAAGGTCGTAGAGATAGACCGTGAGTCGGTGGACTATCTGAACGAGCATTTCCCTAAGCTCCGCGAGAACATCTTGGGTGAGGACTTCCTGAGAATGGATCTGCAAAAGGTGTTTGGAGGAGAGCAGTTTGTGCTGACGGGTAATTATCCTTATGATATCTCTTCGCAGATTTTCTTTAAGATGTTGGATAATCGTGACCTGATTCCTTGTTGCACGGGTATGATTCAGCGTGAGGTGGCCTTGCGTATGGCCTCGCAACCTGGTAATAAGCAATATGGTATTCTTTCTGTGCTGATTCAGGCGTGGTATGATGTGGAATACTTGTTTACTGTAGAGCCAGGCGTGTTTAATCCGCCACCAAAGGTGCAGAGTGCCGTCATCAGAATGACACGCAATAAGGTTCGTAAACTAGGATGCAATGAGGAACTGTTTAAACGTATTGTGAAGACCACGTTTAACCAGCGCCGTAAGATGTTGCGAGTCAGTCTGAAGCAGATGTTGCCAGCGGATTCTACTTTCTTTAATGAGTATTCTTCTGTGTTAACTAAGCGTCCTGAACAACTTACAATTCCTGAGTTCGTGGAATTAACAAATTGGTTGGAAAATTACCTGTGTGCGAACACAAACGATTGA
- a CDS encoding penicillin-binding transpeptidase domain-containing protein: MSAFPQGLPTDGPLTIRPQLQQLGERLLKGKTGAIVAINPENGEILCMATNTPNGSDVRQAIAKPQAPGSTFKTAQALVMLSEGYVTPETTVECVEGITDGNIKVGCHKHRSPLALKDAIAHSCNTWFLMTFASMINDDFMYETRDSAITVWRSYMQSMGLGGPMHIDIEGEQGGLLAGADYLNRRYKDGWDGKTIWWAGMGQGDVTLTPLQLCNLAVTIANRGWFYVPHIHKNTQNKRYLTKRQTKVKEEAYQPVIEGMKGAVDHGTAAGIKTTYPICGKTGTIENPGEDHSAFICFAPMNNPKIAVSVYVEHGGFGADMAAPMAALIIESYLKGQLSQASRARAKRIENKKLN, from the coding sequence ATGTCGGCTTTCCCACAAGGATTGCCAACAGACGGGCCGTTGACCATCCGTCCGCAGTTACAGCAACTGGGGGAACGGCTACTGAAGGGCAAGACGGGCGCTATCGTGGCCATCAATCCAGAGAACGGAGAGATACTCTGTATGGCTACGAATACGCCTAATGGAAGTGACGTGCGTCAGGCTATAGCAAAACCACAGGCACCTGGCTCTACGTTTAAGACGGCGCAGGCACTGGTGATGCTGTCAGAGGGCTACGTTACCCCAGAGACAACTGTGGAATGTGTTGAGGGTATCACGGATGGGAATATCAAGGTGGGTTGCCATAAGCATCGCTCGCCTTTGGCACTGAAAGATGCAATAGCCCATTCTTGCAATACATGGTTCCTGATGACCTTTGCCTCGATGATAAATGATGACTTTATGTACGAGACGCGCGACTCTGCCATCACAGTATGGCGCTCCTATATGCAGAGCATGGGCTTAGGAGGTCCGATGCATATCGATATAGAGGGGGAGCAGGGCGGATTGCTGGCAGGTGCCGATTACCTGAATAGAAGGTATAAGGACGGCTGGGACGGTAAGACTATCTGGTGGGCCGGAATGGGGCAGGGGGATGTAACGCTTACTCCTCTGCAGCTATGTAATCTGGCGGTGACTATTGCCAATCGCGGATGGTTCTATGTGCCCCATATTCATAAGAACACACAGAATAAACGCTATCTGACCAAACGTCAGACGAAGGTGAAAGAAGAGGCTTATCAGCCTGTAATAGAAGGTATGAAAGGGGCTGTAGATCATGGTACGGCTGCAGGAATTAAAACTACATATCCTATCTGTGGAAAGACGGGTACGATAGAGAATCCTGGTGAGGACCATTCGGCCTTTATCTGTTTCGCGCCGATGAATAATCCAAAGATTGCTGTTAGCGTATATGTGGAGCATGGCGGATTTGGCGCCGATATGGCTGCTCCTATGGCCGCCCTTATCATAGAGTCATATCTGAAAGGACAACTCTCGCAGGCCTCAAGAGCGCGTGCCAAAAGAATAGAAAACAAGAAACTGAATTGA
- a CDS encoding aminopeptidase C, with translation MKNVLILAALCVTMTAQAQTKSGGISEKMLSEIEKENVLQATDRALVNAIAANAIDDLAKNRQNAGALDTHFSIETKKQTITDQKSSGRCWMFSGMNVLRSDFNLRRDSLTVEFSQAYLFFYDQLEKANLMLQGCIDTGKKPIDDQRVQFFFHYPINDGGTFCGVADLTEKYGLVPTEVMPESYSSDNTSKARALIASKLREFGLQLREMVLKDKKPAAIEKAKTRMLSQIYHMLQYTIGEPPQKFTYAFKNSKGKTVGEAKEYTPKSFYKEVVGESLNGTFIMVMNDPRREYYKTYEVELDRHTYDGHNWKYVNLPMDDIEEMAISALKAGRKLYSSYDVGKMLDRKRGYADTENFDYGSLFNTTFGMTKAERISTFDSGSTHAMTLTAVDLDKKGKATKWKVENSWGASWGQAGCMIMTDRWFREYMFRLVVPNEFVPAKVKMAYETTPVMVMPEDPLFQMDE, from the coding sequence ATGAAAAACGTACTGATTTTAGCTGCCTTGTGCGTCACTATGACAGCTCAGGCACAGACGAAGAGTGGAGGCATCAGCGAGAAGATGCTCTCTGAGATAGAAAAAGAGAATGTGTTGCAGGCAACTGACCGCGCACTGGTGAACGCTATAGCTGCTAATGCCATTGACGATTTGGCTAAGAACCGCCAGAACGCAGGGGCACTGGACACACATTTCAGTATAGAGACAAAGAAACAGACGATTACTGACCAGAAGTCATCTGGCCGTTGCTGGATGTTCAGCGGTATGAACGTGCTGCGCTCTGACTTTAATCTGCGCAGGGATTCACTCACGGTAGAGTTCTCGCAGGCTTATCTGTTCTTCTACGACCAGTTGGAAAAGGCTAACTTGATGCTGCAGGGTTGTATCGATACGGGTAAGAAGCCTATTGACGACCAGCGTGTGCAGTTCTTCTTCCACTATCCCATTAATGACGGTGGCACGTTTTGTGGTGTGGCCGACCTGACGGAGAAATACGGACTGGTGCCTACGGAGGTGATGCCTGAGTCGTATTCAAGTGATAACACTTCGAAGGCACGTGCGCTGATTGCCTCGAAACTGCGTGAGTTTGGTTTGCAACTGCGTGAGATGGTGCTGAAAGACAAGAAGCCTGCTGCTATTGAGAAGGCTAAGACGCGTATGTTGAGCCAGATTTACCACATGTTACAATACACGATTGGTGAGCCGCCTCAGAAGTTTACCTATGCCTTTAAGAACAGTAAGGGCAAGACAGTTGGCGAGGCAAAGGAATATACACCGAAGTCTTTCTATAAAGAGGTGGTAGGCGAGTCGCTGAACGGCACGTTTATCATGGTGATGAACGATCCTCGTCGTGAATACTATAAGACTTACGAGGTGGAGTTGGACCGTCACACCTACGACGGACACAACTGGAAATACGTGAACCTGCCTATGGACGATATCGAGGAAATGGCAATCAGTGCCTTGAAGGCTGGACGTAAGCTCTATTCTTCGTATGACGTTGGTAAGATGCTGGACCGTAAGCGTGGCTATGCCGATACGGAGAACTTTGACTATGGCTCGCTCTTTAACACCACTTTCGGTATGACAAAGGCTGAGCGTATCTCTACATTCGATAGTGGCTCTACCCATGCAATGACCCTGACGGCTGTAGATCTGGATAAGAAGGGCAAGGCTACGAAATGGAAGGTAGAGAACTCGTGGGGCGCATCATGGGGACAGGCTGGCTGTATGATTATGACTGACCGCTGGTTCCGCGAATATATGTTCCGACTGGTAGTGCCCAATGAGTTTGTGCCTGCAAAAGTGAAGATGGCTTACGAGACGACGCCTGTGATGGTAATGCCCGAGGATCCTCTGTTCCAGATGGACGAGTAA
- a CDS encoding Na+/H+ antiporter NhaC family protein, whose product MKELPHPLVAAIPLVILIGLLAVIIALFGSDSLSGGSQVSLLAAMAVCVFISMVFYKEPWKAFEQQIEKTVGGVAIMILILLTVGMLSGSWMISGVVPTLIYYGVQMLSPQFFLVCACVICALVSLLSGSSWTTIATIGVALLGISHALGVGEAVAAGAIISGAYFGDKMSPLSDTTILASSSAGVDIFKHIRYMMLTTMPAFMLTLLIFTALGLGFDADDSIHVHQYTEGLGGKFNISLWTLLVPVLTGVLIVKRVPSLIVLFLSALMAGLMAIILQPHILTEIAGDASLSNVAALTKGLVMTFYGPTSIEMGSEELNELVSTGGMAGMLNTIWLIICAMCFGAVMVASGMIESITRVVISWVKSRVGLVASTASTGLFLNVATGDQFISIVLTVNMFKNVYEKQGYEPRLVSRTAEDSATVTSVLVPWNTCGLTQSTVLGVATIAYLPYCFFNILSPIMTILVAALGWKIRRKVKE is encoded by the coding sequence ATGAAAGAACTCCCTCATCCCCTCGTGGCGGCTATTCCATTGGTGATTCTGATAGGTCTGCTGGCTGTGATTATTGCGCTTTTTGGCAGTGATTCGCTGAGCGGTGGCAGTCAGGTGTCGCTATTGGCAGCGATGGCTGTGTGCGTGTTTATCTCGATGGTATTCTACAAGGAACCATGGAAAGCGTTTGAGCAGCAGATAGAGAAGACGGTGGGTGGCGTGGCTATTATGATACTGATTCTGTTGACAGTAGGTATGCTGTCAGGCTCGTGGATGATTAGTGGCGTGGTGCCTACGCTGATATATTATGGTGTACAGATGTTGTCGCCTCAGTTCTTCCTGGTATGTGCCTGCGTGATTTGTGCGCTGGTGTCGCTACTTTCGGGTAGTTCGTGGACCACGATAGCCACGATAGGTGTGGCGCTGCTGGGTATCAGTCATGCGCTGGGCGTCGGCGAGGCTGTTGCTGCAGGCGCCATCATCTCTGGTGCCTATTTCGGTGATAAGATGTCGCCTCTGAGCGATACCACTATTTTGGCATCCTCGTCGGCTGGTGTGGATATCTTTAAGCACATACGCTATATGATGCTGACCACGATGCCAGCCTTTATGTTGACACTCCTGATATTTACGGCATTAGGATTGGGCTTTGATGCTGACGACAGTATTCATGTGCATCAATATACAGAGGGACTGGGCGGTAAGTTTAATATCTCGCTGTGGACGCTTCTGGTTCCTGTGCTCACTGGTGTGTTGATTGTAAAACGTGTGCCCTCGCTCATAGTGCTGTTTCTGTCGGCCCTGATGGCAGGACTGATGGCCATTATCCTGCAGCCGCACATCCTGACGGAGATTGCAGGAGATGCATCGCTGAGTAATGTTGCAGCCCTGACAAAAGGATTGGTGATGACTTTCTATGGTCCTACAAGTATAGAGATGGGCTCGGAAGAACTTAACGAGTTGGTATCTACAGGAGGTATGGCTGGTATGCTGAATACCATATGGCTGATTATCTGCGCCATGTGTTTTGGAGCTGTGATGGTGGCCAGCGGTATGATTGAGAGCATCACAAGGGTGGTGATTAGTTGGGTGAAGAGCAGGGTAGGGCTGGTGGCCTCTACTGCCAGCACAGGTCTCTTCCTAAACGTAGCCACAGGTGATCAGTTTATTAGTATCGTGTTGACTGTGAATATGTTTAAGAACGTGTATGAGAAGCAGGGCTACGAACCACGTCTGGTGAGTCGTACGGCTGAAGACTCGGCCACGGTGACCAGTGTGCTGGTGCCATGGAATACCTGTGGACTGACGCAGAGCACGGTGCTGGGTGTGGCTACCATTGCCTATCTGCCTTATTGCTTCTTTAATATTCTAAGCCCCATCATGACTATTTTGGTGGCAGCATTGGGATGGAAGATTAGAAGGAAGGTGAAAGAGTAA